The genomic stretch ATAAATATCATAGAGCGTAATATTTTCGGGCGGCCTTGAGAGTCTCATGCCGCTTACGCCCCGCGAGACATCAACGAGTCCGGCAGCTTTGAGCCGTGATATTATCTGCCTGATGATTACGGGGTTAGTATTTACGCTTGACGCAATGAAATCGCTTGTTACGTTTTGTGAGTCCTGAAAGTAATCTATGCACGTCAGAATATGAACAGCAACAGCGAATCTTCCTGAGATCTGCAAATTTTATCCCCTCAATAAAAAAAGACTTCCGGCCATTATAACCGAAAGCCTTTGTGATTTGCTGTTTTCTTTGATTACTCGCTGAACAATGCGCCCGCACTCATCTCAAGATATGCTTCTCCGCTGTAACCCGGGAATGCTTCCTTGACCGCTGAAATAAATTCTGCCCTGTTCTTTGATGTCTTTGCAGTCTTAAGCACTTTCTCAAGATACGCGATTTTCTCATCAACGGCTTCTTTTCCTTCCGGCGCGTTATGACTCGTGAGGATTAATGAGTAGCCTTTGTCCTTGTAGCCTTTAAGCTCTGATATTTCGGCCTCAATGTAGGGAATCGCCGGGAGAATGTTATGAGTCTTCGAGCCCATCATATGACGGTAAACAGTATTTATTGCAGGGATATATATTCCGTAGCCCTCGCCGTCAGACTCATGGAGAATCACGAAATCCATTCCCGCAAGTTTCACCGTGTCGCCTTCCTTGATGATTTCAGTCTTGACGGGCAAATCTTCCGCAACTTTATCGCCTGCCGCCTTAATGAAGCTCTGAGTCAGATTCCAGACGCTTCCGCCTTCAGCCCAGCTTTTGAGCGCGGTATCTGTCGCGTAAATCTTCACATCGCCGTATGACTTATAGCCGTTGGGATGATACGAGAAAAGCGCACCCGCTAAAGGTTTTCCCAACGACGCAATATATTCCGCAAACGCTTTGACGTTCTCACGGTATGCAGTCGACTCTACCAGCACGAGTCCTTCAGGAGATTCGACAACGTAGCAGTAATCATTCATGTTGTCGCCTGTTCCGTATGCATGAAGTTTCACTCCGCCGTCAAAATTCGTTACGCTCATATTCCCGACGCTGACTCCATTTGCGAACGCTGAACCCGAAAGCACCATAACCGCCAATAATGCCGCAAAAATTTTCCTCATCATTAATTACTCCTTCACTACTGAAATTCTCTGCCTGATGTGTTTTCCGCTGACAGCCTCATCAATCATAGCGATCGCGTAATCCGCATAGCTTATGACACTCTCGCCCTTTGCGTTGAACGTAAGCTCCTCGCCCGCAAGAATGTATTTCCCGGTCCGTTCTCCTTCAGCCTGAAAATCTGACGCGGGACTAATGTACGTCCATTTCACATCATCGCGCTTGCGTAACTCGCTCAATGCTTTAGCCGCTGCTGTAGAGACCGGCATATATATTTCGGGGAATCCTTCTGTCTGAAAATACTGCTTTGTGTGTTCCTTGTTGACGTAGAGACTTCCTGCCCCGCCGATAATCAGTAACCTTGTCTCACTCCCTGAAAGAGCATCGCACAAAACCTTCTGCGTGTCGCTGTAAAGGTGAAGCGTTGAAGGCTCCCATGCTCCGAAAGCGTCAATCACAACATCAAATCCCCGGAGATCTTCCGCCTTAATGTCAAGAATGTCTTTCTTGATTGTGTGAGGGGCGTTAGTCTTGTTTTCACCGCGCACTACCGCCGTAACATCAAGCCCGCGCTTTAATGCCTCGTCAACAATAAGCCGTCCCGCTTTGCCGTTCGCGCATACTACCGCAACTTTCATCCGCAAAATTCCTCCTGTAAATGTGATTGTTACACTGCAAATTTTACCGCGTCATGATGTAATGTCAACAGTTACATTAACAGCACACCGAAAATTTCACCGTCAAGAGTCTTCCGCCGCATTCGCTGTTCATGAAGCACAAAAAAATCCCCTCGGCATTTCACCGGGGGGACTCTGTTATATTTTTGACGCGCCGCTAGTCTCTTCTCTTCCCGAAAATTCTTATCAGGTACAGGAACAAGTTGATGAAGTCAAGATACAATGCAAGCGCACCCATCACCGCGACTTTTCCGGCGGCCTCATCGTCAGTCATTCCGGCACTGTCAGCAATGGATTTGATTTTCGCCGTGTCGTAAGCCGTCAGACCCATGAATATTATGATGCCCATAACACTTATCACTGTCTCAGCCGCTGTTGACCCAACGAACATATTAATCACCATCGCGATAATCAGCCCCCAGAGTCCCATGTGGAGGAAGCTCCCCCATGATGTTATGTCGCGTTTCGTGTACATCGCGTAGACGCTCATAGCTCCGAACATTCCCGCCGTCGACAAAAACGCCGTGTATACGCTCTCCTGCGTGTAGACAAGAAGCACAGCCGAGCAGGTTATCCCGTTGAGTATGCTGTAGAGTCCGAACAGTAACAGCGATGTTGAGGCCGAATGCTTTGCAATTGTGGCGGACAGGTACATCACGAGTCCGATTTCAGCAATTGCTACAATAATTAGCGGGGCGAGTGATGTGTAGAACATCTGAAGCAATGCCGGGACGGAAACTGTAAGCCATGCCGTTAATGATGTGAGGATGAGTCCAAGTGCCATATACTGATATACTTTGCGGAAAAGCGCGTTGACTGCTTCGAGGCTTGACGCTCCCGCCGCGTAGGGTGAGTAGCTCTCATACTGCGCCATAATGTTATCTCCCTTTCGTGTAAAATATTACGGCTATATTCTAGCAGAAATCATAAAATTCTAATGTGAAGGTGAAAAATCTTGCCGACAAAGAAAAATGATGTCCGCGAAATGACTCGCAGCGGGTACGAAAGATTGTCCGAGGAACTGACTAACCTGCGTACAGTGAGACGGCTTGAAGTCGCAAAACAGTTAGAGGAAGCCCGCGCCTTTGGTGATTTGAGCGAGAATGCAGAATACGCCGCGGCCAAAGAGGAGCAGGCCAAACTTGAGGACAGGATACACGATCTTGAGGAGACACTCAGCAAAGTAACAGTAATCGATGAGGAGAAACTCGACACGACAAGGGCAGGAGTCGGACTCAGAGTAACAATCAAAGATTTAGACCATGAGGGAAAACAGTACACATACGAAATTGTAGGCTCTGAGGAATTATCCGGGGCTGCTGTGTCAGCGTCAGGCATTCAGAGAATATCACAGAAGAGTCCCGTAGGCCAGGCGGTAATCGGCCATGTTGTCGGCGATGAAGTTATCGTGAAGATTCCCAGAGGAACAAGACGGCTCAGAATCGCGGCGATAGAGAAATGATAATACGTCCGAGAAGGCTCCGCGTTACTCAGGCAATCCGCGACATGACAGCCGAGACACGTTTAGCCCCGTCAATGTTCGTTTACCCTGTGTTTGTTCGCGAGGGTCATAACATAATCGAGGACATTCCCGCGATGCCCGGGCAGAAACGCTACAGCCCCGACACTTTGCCCGTGATACTCGAACGAGCTGTGAAGGCCAAAATCGGCGGGGTGTTATTATTCGGAATCCCTGAGCATAAAGACCCGGAAGGTTCTTCAGCTTGGAGGGATGACGGCGTAATTCAGACCGCAATACGGACGGCAAAGCGCGAATTTCCCGGCCTGACAGTAATCGGCGATGTGTGCCTCTGCGAATATACATCTCACGGCCACTGCGGACTCCTCAACGGCGAGACTGTCGACAATGACTCAACCCTCGAAATTTTAGCGCGTGTAGCTGTCTCACAGGCTAGGGCGGGAGCGGATATAGTCGCACCTTCTGACATGATGGACGGACATACGCGGGCAATCCGTGAGGCTCTCGACAATTCCGGGATGCCTGACACGCTGATTATGTCCTACGCGGTGAAGTATGCCAGCGCGTTTTACGGGCCATTCCGTGAGGCCGCGGGGTCTGCTCCGTCATTCGGGGACAGGAAAACTTACCAGATGGATCCCAGAAATGTCCGCGAGGCCGTAAAAGAAGCACTGCTTGACGTTCAGGAAGGTTCAGACATTATCATAGTGAAGCCGGGCCTTCCGTATCTTGATGTTCTGAAGACGGTGAAAGAGGCCGTGAATATTCCTGTAGCGTCTTACTGTGTCAGCGGTGAATACTCTATGATGAAGGCGGCGTGTTCAAACGGCTGGCTGAACGAGAGAAATATAGCGATGGAGTCGGCGGTGTGTTTGGCGAGGGGGGGAGCGGATATTATTATCACGTATTACGCTCTTGACCTTGCCGGATGGATACAGGAAAAATAACAGACGAAAAATTTTGCCCCGGCGCAAGCTCCGCCCCTATGGGTACAGCCGCAAAACCGGGGGCAATTTCTTTCTTACAGTCCGAAAACTTTCCGGGCCTCCGTCATATTTTCGCGTATCTTCACGCCGAAAGGACAACGCTTTTCACACGCCCCGCATTTCACGCACTCCCCGGCGTGATGTTCCAACACCCTGTAATGCTCCCTGACTGTTTCGGGGATATTTTTGTTTCCTCCGGCCTGAGCTAGGTTGAGGAATTTTGTTACGGACGCAATATCTATCTTCACCGGGCAGGGCTGGCAGTGTGAGCAGTACATGCAGTGTCCCTCCCAGCTAATTTTCGGGAATGACGCGAAAGCAACGGCGTAATCTCTCTCACTCTCTGAGGCTGACTCATACGCGATTGATGTCTGTAACTGTTCGACACTGTGCGCCCCCGCCAAAACGCAAGCCACAGCAGGACGGCTCAAAGCGTAGGCTATGCACTGACTGACGGTCAAAGCCGCTCCCGCCGGAGACATTTTCGCGCTCAACAAGTCTCCGCCCCCGAAACATTTCATGACGGTGATTCCGACTCCAAGACGCTGGCATGTCTCGTACAATTTCTGCCGCTCCGGGTTCATGTTCGTGAGGTGAACGGCGTAATTCTCATCCCTCCATAGGTCTTCTACGTCCTCGCTTGCGGGCTGAAGGTCATAGCACGGATTCACGCTGAACATCAGCACTTCAACCGCTCCCGACTCAACTGCCTTCAGTGCAACCTGCGGATTATGGGAGCTTAGGCCGATATGATGAATTTTCCCGGCGGCTTTCAGTTCGCGGGCGTAATCAAGAATCCCGTTGCGTAAAATTTCGTCCCAGTCGCTCAAAGCATCGCAGTAGTGAATCATTCCCACGTCAACAAAATCAACGCCGAGAAGCCTTAATGACTCCTCAAATCCTGCTTTCGTCTCAGAAAGATTCCGAGTCCGCAAATATTGTCCGTCCTTCCACACGGAGCAGATATGAGACTGGATGATGAATTTCTCCCTGCGCCCCTTTAGAGCATGGCCGATCGCTGAACGTAACTGCGGGTCTGGCGAGTAAAGGTCAAAATAATTCACGCCGGATTCCTCTGCTGTGTCGAAAAGTTTGGCGCACATGCTGTAATTGTCCTCAGTCATTCCCTCACAGCCTAACGCTATTTCGCTGACGGTGAGTCCTGTTGACCCTAATTCGCGGTAAATCATGAAAATTTTTCCCCCTCTGGAATTTTCCGGCCATTATAGCGCGTTTGAGGGGGGATTAAGCAAATGACTACAAATCGTAGCCGTGAAGCGGAAAAGGGAATCTTCATGACTTTCATTTTCTTCACCTGAGATATTTCAGAGCCGCCCGTTTTCCTGTAGGCGAATATTGCAGGGCGGTTGTCTGCATGAACGTAAAGCCGGGTCTCTGTGATATTCTTTTCTGTGCTGAGATACTTCAGAATTTCGCGGAGCATTTCAGAGCAGAAGCCCCTGCGCCTGTATTTGTCCGATACAAAGACATTGACAATAAGCGCGTCTGTGATGTTTACGCTGAACCCACCGTATTTTCCGCCCCTGTATATTATTCCTATAGTGCCTGCAAGATTTCCGTCTTCTGCCCTCAATCCGAAAAATTCACCAGAACCCGGGCTTTCTATGAGATATTTACGCAGCACACCCACTTGATAAGGAGGAAAATTTTCCTTCTCGAAATCCCTGATACTCTCCGCAGATAATTTTTCTATCCAAATATTTTCAGCGGAAGCAGGAAGTTTTCTGTAATTCTCCGTGAGAAATGACATGATCAGAAATTTATTGTATACGACAATACCGCGCCCGAACACATGAAAATAAAAGCCGTTTTTCCCGGTAGTCGCAACATGCAGTATTTTGCTGAGGCATTTTTTCAGCCATGAGAGACAATAAGGTGCTGTGCTGATTATGGGTGGCCATTTTTATTTTTCAAGCTCCTTTCTGATGATTTTTTTGTATGAGTATAACATTCAGCGTTTTGTGCAGTGAAGATGTTTCACGGCCTCGCGGAACTGTTCGGGAATTTCTGAGTGCTTCAGGTCTTTGACGGCTGAGTCGCTTCCGGCCTCGCAGGCTTTTTCGTAGTACCAGCATTTATACTCTATCACGCCGAGAATGCTCTTCAGATTCTCAAGCTCCTGCTTCAGAATCTCGCGGCGTTTTCTGAATATCTCAAGCCTTGCGGGTAATGCTCCTTTTTTGCCGTCCATGTCGATGAACTTCCTGATGTCCTTTATCGACAGCCCGGAGCGTTTCAGGCAGTCAATCAGCCGCAGCTGTGCGTAATCCTCATCCGTGAATATCCGTATGTTGTTGCCGTCGCGCTTCAGGTTGGGAAGGAGTCCCTGCTTGTCGTAATATCTCAGTGTTGACGCAGGAAGCCCGGTAAGCTCCGACATGTCTTTAATCGTGTAAGGCAAAATTTATCACTCCGATGTTGTGTGAGATGAGATAATTTTAACGCCTTCAACTTGACTTGAGGCACTCGCAGATTATCCCGTCAATTTCCGCAGGGCTGTATGCTGTATCACATACCCATTCGCCATATGTCTTGGGTCTGTCAAGTAAACTGTGTATGAGATTTTTCTATGCCACTTTCGGGAAACGATCAGCGTATGGAGTAATGTCAAAATTTTTTCTCGCCATTGTTCAGCCTCCTTTAACGCCTGTGATTTGTGCGCGGTGATATTATAATCAAACACATTCCACAACACTAAGGAGGAATCATCACAGCAATGTACAAGTTAATCTGCAAAATTCTCGCGCTGGCGTTCGTATGTTCTCCGGCATTCGCTGACGAACCCGCCGGGGCAAAACGTCCCCTAGCGAAATTCGAGACCTCAATGGGAGATTTCACCATCGAGCTATATTCCGACCTTGCGCCCAACACCGTAACCAACTTCATCACATTAGCCCGCAAAAATTTCTATGACGGCGTAATCTTCCACAGGGTAATCGACAACTTCATGATTCAGGGCGGAGACCCTACCGGGACAGGCAGAGGCGGACCGGGCTACGCTATCCCCGATGAGTTCGGCGAGGGGCTGAAGCATGACGCGCCCGGGATTCTCTCGATGGCCAACGCTGGCCCTAACACAGGCGGCTCACAGTTCTTCATTACGCTTGTTCCGACTCCGTGGCTTGACGGACATCACGCGATTTTCGGGCATGTTGTTGACGGTATGAAAGTCGTTGAGAAGATCGGCCATGTGAAAACTGACAGGCAGGACAGGCCGGTGAAGGAAGTAACAATCAAGACAATCACAATTGAGGAGTAAGCCATGAACAGGAAAGTATACGTAACACGCGCCCTTCACACCTCCGTAATGAAAGCCCTCGGAAATATCTGCGAGTATGACGTGAACAATGAAGACCGCCTGGCCACACATGACGAACTCGTGAACGCCGTCAAGAATTACGCGGCCATTATCACAATGCTGAACGATCCCATTGACGCGGAATTGATTTCGCAGGCCGGGCCGGATCTCAAGCTCATCGCGAATTACGGAGTCGGCTTCAACAACATTGACGTAAAAGCGGCAACCGAGAAAGGAATCTACGTAACAAACACTCCTGACGTACTCACGGACGCAACAGCGGATACAGCGTTCACACTAATGTTCGCGGCGGCTCGGCGGGCGATCGAGGGAGATTACATTGTGCGTAATGAGTCGTTCGCGTGGGCACCCAAATACATGCTGGGATATGACATCACCGGGCGCACAGTCGGCATAATCGGTGCGGGCAGAATCGGGACTAATTTCGGAATAAAGGCCGCAAGAGGCTTCAACATGAAGGTGCTTTACTACAGCCGGAGGACATCGCTTCACCTTGAGTCAGTCGGGGCGCAGAGAGTCGGACTTGAGGAATTATTAGAGCGGTCTGACTTTGTGAGCATTCATTTACCGCTGACAGACGCAACACGCCACATGATAGGCGCAAAGGAACTCGCGAAAATGAAGCCGGACGGAATCCTCATCAACACATCGCGAGGCCCTGTAATCGATGAGAAAGCATTAGCGGACGCGCTCGCACGTCATGTTATCGCCGGGGCAGGGCTTGACGTTTACGAGAATGAACCCAACGTAGAACCCGCGCTGAAGACTCTGCGGAATGTCGTATTGCTTCCTCATATCGGGACGGCTACATTCGGCACCCGCAAGGAGATGGGCTTCATGGTGATACGGAACATTGAGGCCGTATTCGCCGGGAAAGAGCCTCCGCAGATGGTGAGAGTTTCATGAATGCTGAGGAACTGAGGAAATTATTGCTGCCCCGCCCGGAGGACATGCACAAAGGATTCCGGGGAAGGCTGCTTATTGCCGGGGGGTCATTGCGTTATCCCGGCGCCCCTGCTTTGAGCGCGCTGGGTGCTTTGAGGAGCGGAGCGGGAGTCGTAACCCTTCTGTCGTTGCAGAGTGTCTGCACTGTATGCGCTGCCCGTCTTCCTGAGGTGATTTACTGCTTTGATGATGACGCGTTCCGCTGGAAGGACGTAGCATTAGCACAGAAAAATATTGATGCTCTCGTGATTGGGCCGGGGCTTGACCGCAGTGTAGCCGCTGAGATTTTCACGTCCCGAATGTGGCGGGAATGGCCTGCGAAAATTCTTGTTGACGGGGACGGCCTGAACGCTTTAGCCTCATCGCGTGATGACATGAAACACAGGGCGGACGCTGTATTGACTCCTCATGAGGGGGAAGCTGGGCGGCTGTTAGGGATTCCAACGGCGCAGGTTCATGAGGACAGAGCCGGGGCAGTCCGTGAATTGTCCGAAAGATGGGGCTGTGTCGTGCTGAAGGGACATCATACGCTGATAGCCTCCGGGGAAAAGTTCGCAGAGATTCCCTACGGCGGGCCGGAATTGTCGGTGCCGGGGTCGGGCGATGTCCTGTCCGGGTGTATAGGGGCGTTCATGGCCGGGGGGCTTGAGGCGTTCGAGGCGGCTGTTCTTGGAGCGTCAGTACACGGCCTTGCGGGTGAACTTCTTGCGCGTGAAGGTGTTGACGGTGTATTAGCGTCAGAAATCGCCAACATGATTCGCAGAGTCATTCATGGCCTGAGAGCTGGAAAATGACGTACAGACGAAAGCGCGTTGACTGGGACGCAGAAATCCGAAAGACTGAGAATATCCGCCGGAAAGGTTTATTGATGAGCGTGCTTAGTTTCGGAATGGCTGTAGCGTTCATATTCGGGATAAGCCGTTCAACGGGGGCTGATGTCGAAATTCCCCGGACGGTTTTATTTGCCGTGATATTCTGCGTGTCATGCGTTGTACTCCGCGTAATCATGAAGCACCGTGCCGAAAAACGCAGCCGCAAAAATGATGACTGAGTCAGGAATCTACATATCCCGCTCGGAGGAGGACACCCGGAAATTCGGCCATGATTTTGCCGGGACTCTTTCGGGCGGTGATGTCGTTCTCCTTTTCGGGGACTTAGGCGCGGGGAAAACGGTATTTGTGCGGGGAGTGTGCGAGGCTTTCGGGATTTCGGGAGTCCGCAGTCCTTCTTTCACGCTGGTGAATGAGTATGAGTCGCCGTCCGGGATTTTCGTCATTCATGCTGACTTGTACAGGCTTGACCCTGACGGAGTGAGCGCAACGGGACTCGATGAATACGCCGGGGATGATGACAGTATTCTTTTTGTCGAATGGCCTGACAGATGGACGAATCCCCCGGCAAATTCGGTGAGGGTATATTTTGAGTCGACAAGCGAGAACGAACGCAGAATCAGAGTCGAAAGGGGGATTTCACGGTGAATATTCTTGCGGTTGAATGCTGCCTGAAACTTACGGGGGCGGCGTTGTCTGTTGACGGGAAAATTTCCGGCAGTGTACAGGAGGATTGCGGACGTAAGCAGACATCAGAGCTTCCCCGGATGTGTGAGTCTCTCATTCACGGCGCGGGACTCACATGGCCGGACTTGGACTATATCGCCCTCACGAACGGCCCGGGATATTTCACTGGTATACGGGTCGGAGCGGCTTATGCTTCCGGGATTGCTTACGCTTCAGGCGCGGAGGTTATTCCCGTCTCAACATTAGAGCTTCTCCCGTACACCTACAGGAAGACTCACGGCGGGGGCGGTAAAATTCTGACGGTGATATACGCCGGACACGGTTTCGTTTATGCCTCGTGTGAAGGATTCTTGAAGGCCGGGGAATATTCACATGAGTCGGTTCTCTCGTGGCTTGGTGAAAATCCTGACGCTGTAACAATCTCCGATGACCCCGAACGCACAGCCCTTGACGCTGAAATTTTGCGTGTCAAGCCTGATGTAACGGACTTGTGCGAGATTGCCCGCTGTAATCTGAACATGTCAGTAAGTCCCGGAAGTCTCAAAATCTGCTACTATCGCGCCCCGCAGGGCGTAAATTAACAGGAAGGTTGATACAAATATGAATGTTGCGTTGATTGTTGATTGTGTGCTGGGAATTATCCTGATATTTTTCCTTTACCGGGGACTCATCAACGGTTTTTCCGGCGAGGTTATCGGGCTTGTAGGGTTCTTTGTGAGTACGTTCTGCGCGTGGAAATTCTGCGACCCTGCCGCGGAGCTTGCTATGCGCTATATCAATGACCCGAATTTTGACCGCAATATGCTGTCCCTTGTCTGCTCGCTGGGAATTTTCTTCACGGTTCAGATTATATTCGCGGTTATCAGCTTGATTCTGTCATATGTCGTGAAGGTTACGCGGCTTTCCGTTACGGATCATGTTTTCGGGATGATTGCGGGCTTCCTGAAGGCCGCTTTTATCACGGTGATAGTGTACGCGCTCCTGTCATCATTCCCGAAATTGATTCCGACTGAATGGATGTCTCAAAGCTGGTTCATGAAGGGAGCTTCTTTTGTGTGGCCGCCAGTCCGGGACTTGTTGCAGGAACACGGCATAATAGACTTCACTGCGCTGACGGGCGGAATGTAGATGATAATATCAGACAGCACAGCAGAAATATTAGAGCTGGGAAAAAACTTGCTCCCCTTCCGTGAAAGACTGCGAGGCGGATTAGGGGAGTTAATTTTGTCATCGCTGAAACCCGCCGGGGATTTCGACTCTCTCCGTGAACGCTCGAAATTATTGCGCGAATGGCTCGACATGACCGACCACAGCGGGGAGTTTGCGTTCAGCGCGGGACTTGACGCAGTGTCGGTGATGTTCCCGGGCGCGAAAAGGAGCGGAATTTTGTCGGGCGAGGAACTATTGAAGGTTCGTGCCGTCCTCAATTGCGCGAAAAGAATCCGTGAAGGACTCGCGGAAGTCTCGAAAGATTACGGGGCTGTTGACGCACTAAGACGGAGCATAGGAGATTTCACGCCGGAGATTGACGCTCTGAATGTTGTTGAGGACTCCGGCAGACTCTCGGACAACTCATCGCACCGGCTCTCAGTCATCCGGGAGGAACTCGAAAATCTCAAGCGTACAGGCAGACGAATCGCGCAGAAACTTCTTGAGGACTCCGACATCACCAACATGTTGCAGGAACGCTCGCTGTCATGGCGTGAAGGTAGATTCTTGATGCTGGTACGTCAGGAATATATCAACCGATTTCCGGGGCTTGCTGTTGAACGTTCAGCGTCAGGAAATTCCGTATACATGGAGCCGAAATCATTATCACGAGTCAACAACGATTTAATCATCAAGACAAAGGACGAGCAAGACGAGGAAGGATTAATCCTTCTCGAACTCACTCGAAAAATTTTGTCCCGCGAAAATGCCATCATCAACGCCGAAAAAGTAATAGGAACGTTAGACCTTCTATGTGTCTGCGATGATTTAATCCGTAATAAACACTGGGTAATCCCGGAGCTGTCAGCAAAAAAATTCTTCCGTCTCATTGATACCCGTCATCCAATGCTCAAAGATAAGGCCGTCCCTGTTTCAGTGTCATGCGGCGAAAACTTTTCGACACTCGTCATCACAGGCTCAAACACGGGCGGGAAAACAGTAACCCTCAAAACTGCCGGGGTAATGATCGCTCTTGCGTGGATGGGACTCCCTTTGCCTGCGCGGGACGGTACAGCAATCGGGACATTTGACGCGATATTTGAGGACATCGGCGATGAACAGAGCATAGAGCAGAATTTATCGACATTCAGCGCGCACCTTCAGAAGATCATTCACATTCTCAGGGAGGCGACAGACTCATCACTCGTTTTGCTTGACGAACTCGGAGCAGGCACAGACCCTCACGAGGGAGCCGCGTTAGGCGTGGCGATTCTTGAGACGCTGAAGCAAAAAGGCTGTATCACCCTCGCAACAACCCATCACAATCCCATAAAGCAGTATGCATTGACGACAGAAGGAGTCGAGACAGCCAGCATGGAATTTGACATACAGAAATTACAGCCGACATACAGACTCTTGATGGGCATTCCCGGACGGAGCAGCGCATTATTGATTGCACGGCGTTACGGAATGCCGGAGGAAGTATTGAGACTGGCGCAGGGGGAATTAGACTCGCGGGAAGTTACAGCTGAGGACATAATGAGCGAGCTTAACGAACGAAAAGCCGCCCTTGACACAGCAGAAAGACAGGTACACACGGCCATGAAGGAAGCGGAAGACCTCAAGCGGGCGTATCAGTCAAGAGTGAAGGAGATTGACACTCAGCGCGACAAAATCATGCAGGCCGCAGACCGTAAAGCCGAAAAATTTATCTCACAGGCTGAGGAAACATCAAAGGAAATTATACGCAGTGTTGAAGAGTCAGCAAGGGACATCGCCCGGAAAGGCTACAACGTGAAAAGAAGAGAGCTAAAAACTTTGCGCGGGGTAATCGACAAACGGCACCAGAAACGCACCGAGCGCGAAATTCAGAACAGCCCGAAACCCTTTGAGCCTGCACCCGGAGTTACAGCGATGGTAGCAGGAAGCGGCATTGTAGGAATCATCAACGAGATTCGCAACGGACGCGCCTACATGACCGCCGGGCCTATGAGCGTTGACGTTCCATTGAGCCAGCTTATTGCCACCGACAAGAAAGCACAGGTCGCGACTCCTCCTGCTGACACAACGAGACTCCCCCGCCCTGAAACAGTCCCGTCGTCCATAATGGTGCGGGGAATGCTCGTAGCTGAGGCACTGCCCCTAGTGGCGAGCTATCTCGATAAGGCGTACAGGTCGAATCATTCTGTTGTTACTGTGATTCATGGCCGGGGTGAAGGAATTTTGCGGAGAGAAGTACACGCGCTGCTGTCGAGGCTGAATTACGTCAAAAGCTATCGGCTTGGCTCTGAGGGTGAAGGGGGCTACGGAGTAACAATAGTAGAGTTCAAATAGGGCGTAAATCCCGCGCCTAACATGATACAATGACAATCAACAAATTAATCCCAGCAAAGGAGGAAAAATTTACCACATGTACAAACCCATAAAGGTGAACAAAGATACATGGTGGCTCGGAGTGAATGATCATGAGACTGACTTGTTCGAGTCTCTCTGGCCATTGCCGCAGGGAGTCGCCTACAACGCTTACGCCGTACTAGGGACGACAGCAACCGCCGCGATTGACACGGTGAAAGGCCCGTACCTTGACGATTACGTGAACAAGCTGACTCAGGCACTGGGACACAGGACGCTGAATTATCTTGTCGTGAATCACATGGAGCCTGACCACGCCGGACTCATT from Synergistaceae bacterium encodes the following:
- a CDS encoding MBL fold metallo-hydrolase codes for the protein MRKIFAALLAVMVLSGSAFANGVSVGNMSVTNFDGGVKLHAYGTGDNMNDYCYVVESPEGLVLVESTAYRENVKAFAEYIASLGKPLAGALFSYHPNGYKSYGDVKIYATDTALKSWAEGGSVWNLTQSFIKAAGDKVAEDLPVKTEIIKEGDTVKLAGMDFVILHESDGEGYGIYIPAINTVYRHMMGSKTHNILPAIPYIEAEISELKGYKDKGYSLILTSHNAPEGKEAVDEKIAYLEKVLKTAKTSKNRAEFISAVKEAFPGYSGEAYLEMSAGALFSE
- a CDS encoding Rrf2 family transcriptional regulator, yielding MQISGRFAVAVHILTCIDYFQDSQNVTSDFIASSVNTNPVIIRQIISRLKAAGLVDVSRGVSGMRLSRPPENITLYDIYTAVESVKGKLFRLHPNPNPKCVVGKNINHALGGFLDEIQKSLEENLKAVKLSDIISRI
- the hemB gene encoding porphobilinogen synthase, with the protein product MIIRPRRLRVTQAIRDMTAETRLAPSMFVYPVFVREGHNIIEDIPAMPGQKRYSPDTLPVILERAVKAKIGGVLLFGIPEHKDPEGSSAWRDDGVIQTAIRTAKREFPGLTVIGDVCLCEYTSHGHCGLLNGETVDNDSTLEILARVAVSQARAGADIVAPSDMMDGHTRAIREALDNSGMPDTLIMSYAVKYASAFYGPFREAAGSAPSFGDRKTYQMDPRNVREAVKEALLDVQEGSDIIIVKPGLPYLDVLKTVKEAVNIPVASYCVSGEYSMMKAACSNGWLNERNIAMESAVCLARGGADIIITYYALDLAGWIQEK
- a CDS encoding Bax inhibitor-1/YccA family protein, producing MAQYESYSPYAAGASSLEAVNALFRKVYQYMALGLILTSLTAWLTVSVPALLQMFYTSLAPLIIVAIAEIGLVMYLSATIAKHSASTSLLLFGLYSILNGITCSAVLLVYTQESVYTAFLSTAGMFGAMSVYAMYTKRDITSWGSFLHMGLWGLIIAMVINMFVGSTAAETVISVMGIIIFMGLTAYDTAKIKSIADSAGMTDDEAAGKVAVMGALALYLDFINLFLYLIRIFGKRRD
- a CDS encoding aldo/keto reductase, which gives rise to MIYRELGSTGLTVSEIALGCEGMTEDNYSMCAKLFDTAEESGVNYFDLYSPDPQLRSAIGHALKGRREKFIIQSHICSVWKDGQYLRTRNLSETKAGFEESLRLLGVDFVDVGMIHYCDALSDWDEILRNGILDYARELKAAGKIHHIGLSSHNPQVALKAVESGAVEVLMFSVNPCYDLQPASEDVEDLWRDENYAVHLTNMNPERQKLYETCQRLGVGITVMKCFGGGDLLSAKMSPAGAALTVSQCIAYALSRPAVACVLAGAHSVEQLQTSIAYESASESERDYAVAFASFPKISWEGHCMYCSHCQPCPVKIDIASVTKFLNLAQAGGNKNIPETVREHYRVLEHHAGECVKCGACEKRCPFGVKIRENMTEARKVFGL
- the greA gene encoding transcription elongation factor GreA, encoding MLPTKKNDVREMTRSGYERLSEELTNLRTVRRLEVAKQLEEARAFGDLSENAEYAAAKEEQAKLEDRIHDLEETLSKVTVIDEEKLDTTRAGVGLRVTIKDLDHEGKQYTYEIVGSEELSGAAVSASGIQRISQKSPVGQAVIGHVVGDEVIVKIPRGTRRLRIAAIEK
- a CDS encoding NAD(P)H-binding protein encodes the protein MKVAVVCANGKAGRLIVDEALKRGLDVTAVVRGENKTNAPHTIKKDILDIKAEDLRGFDVVIDAFGAWEPSTLHLYSDTQKVLCDALSGSETRLLIIGGAGSLYVNKEHTKQYFQTEGFPEIYMPVSTAAAKALSELRKRDDVKWTYISPASDFQAEGERTGKYILAGEELTFNAKGESVISYADYAIAMIDEAVSGKHIRQRISVVKE